The DNA segment CTGCTTCATGTGCTATGTTTAATGGCGCACCTGATGACTTTCCAGAGCGATTTATGCCCGGAGCTAAACCTCAAGGACTCAGCTCTCAGTCACAGGTACAAGCTACTCCTTGCAATTTCAGCCCGCCAACATACCTAAACAACGGCGAGCTGCATGACAGGAACAAAAATCCTCATCATGTTGCGAAATCAGCCTTTGAATTTCCTTTCTTGCAGACATCCAACAATGAACAGGCCAAATCAACATCTTGGTCTCAGAGGCCTTACAGAAGTTTACCATCGTGGTTGTCAGGCCCAACAGATGAGAGGCTACCAGTCACCTTCTCTCACCAATTTTCAGGCGTAAGTAATCCAAGTTTTTCTCAATGTATTTGGGGAAACAAATTTACTACACCATCAGCATCCTTGAATCATTCGGCTCAAGTTCTCTATCCTTCTAATCCTCTGACTTATCCGAGTCCTATGAAGACGAACCATCTTAGTCCAGCATCAATTGCTCAACCTCCACATGTTCCAATTACATCCTCTCCCTTAAACACTGGTTGTAGAAACATGAATATGGTTGCAGACAGTGTGAAGTTGGATCATAACATTGCCAAAGACTATCTTCCATGCACAAACACCAGGAAGAGACCTGCACCATCTGCTCTTGATGATTCCAGAAAACCAATCAAGTTACCTAACATAGAAGTGCAGGAGAACTCGAGTCGCATGACAAACTCGGGTGCAGAATTGCAAAGACACACAAGGGTGACAAAGCTCGATCCACGATTGGATGGTGCAAGAGGTAGATGTTGCCAGAATGAAGCACAGAAGCTAAGTACCACAAGTTATCCTGCCGTAGATTCTTTTAAACTGGATGGCACGGTAACAGGTCCTGTCAGACTGGGTCCTAGAGCTAAGCACATCCTGAGATCCTCTTAAAAAGAGTTATCTCAATTCTGCATTTTTCTCACATTTGCGATTACTGACTGTGATAGAGACCTAGAAATTCAGACACAAACTGACAAAAGTATACTTATATTAGGTGTAAGTCATTATATCATTTTAtatcctttttttctttctttcaatagtatatatatgcatttatgaACATAACAGAACTGTTCATGTATCAATATTGTCAGGTTGCTCAAACAGGTGGAAAATTGATATTTTGATCACCAAAGATGATGCTTTCCTATCTATTTTTGAGTAAGGTACTCTCCACATGGCATCTGTTCAATCACCTTTGAAGATGTACTTTAGATAGAACAAGGGAATGGATatgaacatatatatatacacttatGAATATTGATGGCTAAACCAAATCAATAAAAACTTGAATTTCAGGCTTTATTTATTCCTTAATTAACCATTGGATGCGGCTAAAGCCACTCCATAAAATAACAGTAGTTTAATTACAATTATATTGTTATCTTAATTGAAGTTATAAAAGATCTCGTCTggtgaagaaaaataaaattcaagttTGAGTTGTGGATTTATCtctgttctctttgttttctttatcaAAACccgataattaaaataaaaaaaagttaatagtCAAGGTGGCTGGACCTTTCGGCTGATATTGTTGTCCGTACTACATCAATCAGTCTATTTTAGCCATATTTTTCTCCAGGTGTTCCCACAGCTTAATACAGGATTATATTTGCATCAAAAGTGAAAAACAAGACGTTATGTCGAAAATATTTCTATTTCCATTTTTTCGCCtctttcatatatataataaaggtATCtggaattatttttgttaaattcgTTTTATTCTTAGAAAAGAAGATTACTCCCTTAAGTATAGCCAAACTCtttttaaccaaaaaaaaaaaaaataggtttcgttcttagaattgaatcaagaTTTCTAAATCGTAGTATATATGCGTACTAATGAGCCATGTATATATAAAAGGGAGACTCTTGGAAcagaattttttgtatttttttgttattatttggtaagtataaatattaaattatttttaataaataaattttattaatttatgtgtataaattttaaagaatataaatataaactataTTGATTTATCTGTacaaattctaataaatataagtacaaattatatatttttatgtgtaaaatttctaaaaatatggGTGCAAAATTATTGCTAATTAAATActtgttaaaaataatatttattgatcaTATAGCATTCTTCTATGTTAGAAAAGATAAACATTCTTaactttcttccctttttccgacaaaaaaaaaaaattgttgatgCTGCTTTCTATTGATATTATCTATCAAagtcattcattcattcattcacattTATCAATTGTTTTAGCTGTTTATTAATCCAATACGTAAAGGTGGAACGGAAAAGAGGTTGAACTACTTTCATTTTACTACAAGAAACCCGCTAATCCCTCATTTAATTTATGCCTAATAATCATTTGGCGAGATTACACTTGTTATTGTTAGATTATCATTTTATTATGATATATTGCCGGAAGAATAGAAATGATGCATGATCATCAGAAGAATTTTCGTTTCAGCATCAAAATCTAAAATAACATAACATGGCCatataatttcatgtagattacatagaaaaatttaatgcataTGTGAAGCCAAGTTCAGATTTGATGATTACAAAGTGGTTAATGCATCATGAgagtcattaattaattaagaatacATGATCAGTGCTTGTTTGCTTCTCTCTCAGCAGCACTGATAACTTTTTCAAAGGCTTGAGGGCCATGTCTATCGATGTAGCGTTCAACAGCTTTCCTAGCATCGAAGCTCATCATCTGAATCGCCTTCTTGTTCTTCATGGTATAATCATTAGCTCCATAGCTCGTTACATTTATGTATCTCCTCACATAATTCTCATATATATATGCTGCTCCATTGAACATTGGCAGCACCAGCCACATGCATATTACAAGCTTCATGTATGGCCAAAACGGTAACCTGCACtttgtaaaattattattattgttgttgttgttgtgtaaTAAATACAACATACGTAACATTATTATATATTCATGGACGTACCAAGATAGGACCTTATGAAATGAAAGCTCAAAGAGGGTTATAAAGGAGTACAAAACCCAATAC comes from the Arachis duranensis cultivar V14167 chromosome 7, aradu.V14167.gnm2.J7QH, whole genome shotgun sequence genome and includes:
- the LOC107496506 gene encoding HVA22-like protein f isoform X2 — encoded protein: MFSWPGAMLLYPLYASMRAIESPSTLDDQQWLTYWVLYSFITLFELSFHKVLSWLPFWPYMKLVICMWLVLPMFNGAAYIYENYVRRYINVTSYGANDYTMKNKKAIQMMSFDARKAVERYIDRHGPQAFEKVISAAEREANKH
- the LOC107496506 gene encoding HVA22-like protein f isoform X1, whose amino-acid sequence is MGVLGTVARNLDTIVGPGAMLLYPLYASMRAIESPSTLDDQQWLTYWVLYSFITLFELSFHKVLSWLPFWPYMKLVICMWLVLPMFNGAAYIYENYVRRYINVTSYGANDYTMKNKKAIQMMSFDARKAVERYIDRHGPQAFEKVISAAEREANKH